A region from the Branchiostoma floridae strain S238N-H82 chromosome 9, Bfl_VNyyK, whole genome shotgun sequence genome encodes:
- the LOC118423443 gene encoding microtubule-associated protein futsch-like isoform X2, which translates to MAIEQDDPPSPGNVVETSVCSDDVASVNQEEVSISPREEPVKKDVYNQPDHEIPVQKNGGHFDSSRSDESLLYVGESGLKNNSSSKTTTDLPANSDMEDNKPTAELKPQEELSSQPDSHEKETTSGEQTMDVTDGINREHSPQERQQTVSQRKTYDRNRASFPPPPPDYETAITRCVRLDPNPAGFVLMPVLPAGFSPAGGQPYWGDHVQHGALPPQPNNGFAHDGHFQQESGHDRIQDAPFEQDIYRHEPGLDHFSTLPPYSHDLGPDEVGHPAYEDRHFGDFPSRPPLYGSAENILDMKDPSVPLAEMSPQLSSSAMDISEYGRNSRSMDRKSALAGFLNRRKNLSGSWGSRTRQPRQSASSVFAGSAESIHDTQDDTSQRTMSLDRLNRHRPASKRTYGIRSSSLDRMLDDDGNGFVETDETNPDENQEEDTPQRTASLDRLDRQRTPSKRSYGIKTSSLHPSDNGRFDGNGDQITGESNEDGTPQRTGSLDRLNRQGSAYDRAKRVKAASLEEFRQSLKLLTLKKDKSPGSDVDQHQEQVNHEETRVPQEATQKTPVRKHLTPFIKFSPAFLEQERGKQIIPQSPTPTPTVTDGQLSRLDDARQRANQLEELLNSKRQKMEEAKEQVRKIHQNLEEELTKQKQVSANSRQGEESVEINFSKSKDGDEKSEQPNGTAEDNDWSTVQFGHQSISKSASHDNTDRKESGDDLFTKLDSKDEESHNVAKKLLLRAEGSHQNEPISHSFISFEGDDGPITPPPLRNDPLPELGVPENDYIPGNPFDLFLDSLGLPVMEGDWPEERRPSLSTIYEEDEPLTDSNATSVIDLTMEEGSLVAEDDEKEEMGPEEEEREDINEKKVSPVEATEAEEKVENLHPQERLENDKDKLEKDEDLAETSKKDAEVNIVKQVSKTETEEIHTTEEITVNGKGEKLEEKTEVNKVNMSEEPNDVVESTQSAQEDISEKDTTMEKSQIDATGGEKDSTKESLNEEPIDSVQHVDKKEEEGNDQTNTLPVMSDIPTKELDNAADEKDGLEEKITEESADSKVELQDEQNTKQAIEEDKCMAGDEKPQPVIKVMPKEEDASSEKEGTNTLENKENVTDEAKKDVADTPKEDAEKEDTGATKLTVRSQNDNAEQERKEASGIEENQKKEAVAQSDAVSIRTKETPKEEIDKSVAKTQEPIIENEQENNMRLQEEHNPKISVDGAKTNPKKMPVVELTINLKASEIGPDLLNELEKAKTPTSVTPVVQVSESPKVSKKTSRDKTKQSKGTTKSSKEPDKSKKNKNFMEEINALLEQTESTMVRRSTEITSVSEDLQNTAKTLFNLEVEEPVFTSPNTTSSSHDLSGSASSLDSTEEDKGHISLTSPERPSVESPERQPSVTTPERQSDSGNGSLNESPFSVRAETLEKSPPPLDSQKEIHKMTKQEGEDEKKQESVKDQTEKPTPIATKEVLETGKETLSKENQSENTTSSISGESTGKFETSHQKQDAEKDKVIPSDVINPKDNLEQKEPDTMSEPIKSSQDEESPSKESVPEEVIITYKKIDVQDNLKQSEPDMKSDETVLPSIERERPSQEMNTEQMQEINIESKKPCYEDEPKQKESDTMSNEATPHEVLEATQEIRKGTDTPTHDATKPPKTDVAEPNAKIPSESNEQKKAHTSRVEMNVPVQEKKAKLVSEDIKKDEGDVVKQEPDIISNMPKVARSVEMFESLLRSNNKKSTAKTNSVKIKPVPTDVQERNGVNKIADDAHPKAKAEDKKSRTVEPDVHKQSKQETTNSQPPDQVDDEGEVAEGIYTASLVYVGGNSFEESGEFSPRSFPNNESLEDDSSPIFSPTHKSTPREGIFKAQLVQVSSLSFEEEEESFGSEDSSNASIRSSPSYELVRDEKGWKGKPAPRHSTPTGQEDSSPGQEDNSLRRGRSMRRRSQRRSFEGSLWDDEDFKHKPALLRQDSPLHKPEPVRSPELDTSASSQKTSPSPKSKKSFKDFFRLGKKRSSSAHKATPKRTPGSEEEKVDALPTSILVERGSQSDTEDEPRGGLSLFYKTSKTKL; encoded by the exons ATGGCCATAGAACAGGACGACCCCCCTTCCCCCGGTAACGTGGTTGAAACAAGTGTTTGTTCAGACGATGTGGCGAGCGTAAACCAAGAAGAGGTATCGATATCGCCACGGGAAGAGCCCGTGAAGAAGGATGTTTACAACCAACCAGACCATGAAATACCTGTGCAGAAAAacggcggccattttgattCGTCTAGGTCAGACGAGTCGTTGCTGTATGTGGGCGAGTCGGGGTTGAAAAACAACTCATCGAGCAAAACAACAACCGATCTACCTGCGAATTCAGACATGGAAGACAATAAACCAACCGCTGAACTGAAACCACAGGAAGAATTGTCTTCTCAACCGGACTCTCACGAAAAAGAAACAACCAGTGGTGAGCAGACAATGGACGTTACCGATGGAATAAACAGAGAGCACTCACCGcaggaaagacaacaaactgtCTCCCAGCGAAAAACTTATGATCGCAACCGGGCCTCATTCCCACCGCCGCCACCGGACTACGAGACCGCCATCACCAGGTGCGTAAGATTAGATCCCAACCCCGCCGGGTTTGTTTTGATGCCTGTGCTACCTGCAGGGTTTAGTCCGGCCGGAGGTCAACCGTACTGGGGTGACCACGTTCAACATGGCGCCCTTCCACCCCAGCCAAATAACgggttcgcacacgacgggcaTTTCCAGCAGGAATCAGGGCATGACAGGATACAAGACGCCCCGTTTGAACAGGATATATACCGCCATGAGCCGGGATTAGACCATTTCAGTACACTACCGCCTTACTCGCACGATTTAGGCCCCGATGAAGTAGGACACCCCGCATACGAAGATAGACATTTTGGAGACTTCCCCAGTAGACCGCCTCTGTATGGTAGTGCAGAGAACATATTAGATATGAAGGATCCATCTGTACCTCTAGCAGAAATGTCGCCTCAGTTGTCAAGCTCTGCAATGGACATTTCCGAATATGGCCGCAACAGCAGGTCCATGGATAGAAAATCAGCACTGGCCGGGTTTTTGAATCGCAGAAAGAACCTGTCCGGGTCTTGGGGATCTCGCACTAGACAGCCGAGACAGTCAGCAAGCAGCGTATTTGCTGGCTCAGCTGAATCCATACACGATACTCAAGATGACACGTCACAGAGAACAATGTCACTAGATCGGCTAAACAGACACAGGCCTGCATCTAAGAGGACGTACGGTATTAGGTCATCTTCACTAGATAGAATGTTGGATGATGATGGCAATGGTTTCGTTGAAACGGATGAAACAAATCCCGATGAAAACCAAGAAGAGGATACTCCGCAAAGGACCGCATCTCTGGATCGATTAGATAGGCAAAGAACACCATCTAAAAGATCGTATGGTATCAAGACGTCATCTCTACATCCTTCAGATAATGGTCGCTTTGATGGCAATGGCGACCAAATCACTGGGGAATCCAATGAAGATGGAACTCCACAAAGAACCGGGTCCTTAGATCGACTGAACAGACAGGGGTCGGCGTATGACAGAGCAAAGAGAGTCAAGGCAGCATCTTTGGAAGAATTCAGACAGAGTCTCAAACTACTGACTTTGAAGAAAGACAAGTCGCCTGGCAGTGATGTGGATCAGCATCAAGAGCAGGTGAATCACGAAGAGACACGGGTACCACAAGAGGCAACACAGAAAACACCTGTTAGAAAACACCTGACGCCCTTCATCAAGTTCTCACCCGCGTTCCTCGAACAAGAACGTGGTAAACAGATAATCCCACAGAGCCCAACGCCTACCCCTACAGTAACTGACGGACAACTGAGTCGGTTGGACGACGCCAGACAGAGGGCCAACCAACTGGAAGAACTTCTGAACTCGAAACGACAGAAGATGGAAGAAGCCAAAGAGCAGGTGCGTAAGATTCATCAAAACCTCGAAGAGGAGCTGACGAAGCAAAAACAAGTTAGCGCAAACAGTAGACAAGGCGAAGAATCAGTTGAAATTAATTTCTCAAAGTCTAAGGATGGAGACGAAAAGAGTGAACAGCCGAATGGCACCGCGGAGGACAATGACTGGTCCACAGTGCAGTTTGGACATCAGTCTATCTCCAAATCAGCTAGCCATGATAATACAGACAGGAAAGAATCAGGAGATGATCTGTTCACAAAACTGGACAGCAAAGATGAGGAATCGCATAATGTAGCCAAGAAACTTCTATTGAGGGCAGAAGGAAGCCATCAGAATGAACCAATTTCTCACAGCTTCATCTCATTCGAAGGAGACGACGGCCCCATCACTCCTCCTCCTTTAAGAAACGACCCCCTCCCTGAGTTAGGAGTACCAGAGAACGACTACATCCCAGGAAATCCATTTGATCTCTTCCTGGATTCACTTGGTCTGCCGGTGATGGAAGGTGACTGGCCAGAAGAAAGGCGACCCTCCCTCAGTACCATATATGAAGAAGACGAACCTTTGACTGACTCGAATGCCACTAGTGTCATTGACTTGACGATGGAGGAGGGGTCGCTTGTAGCAGAGGACGATGAAAAGGAAGAAATGGGACCGGAGGAAGAGGAAAGAGAAGACATTAATGAGAAGAAGGTATCGCCAGTTGAAGCGACAGAAGCAGAAGAAAAGGTTGAGAACCTCCATCCACAAGAGAGGCTAGAAAATGACAAGGATAAGTTGGAGAAGGATGAGGATTTGGCTGAGACAAGCAAAAAGGATGCAGAGGTGAACATTGTGAAACAAGTTAGCAAGACAGAGACAGAAGAGATTCATACCACGGAAGAGATAACTGTCAATGGAAAAGGAGAGAAACTAGAAGAGAAGACAGAGGTTAACAAGGTAAATATGTCAGAGGAACCGAATGACGTGGTAGAAAGCACACAGAGTGCACAAGAAGACATTTCTGAAAAGGACACTACGATGGAGAAAAGTCAAATAGATGCCACAGGTGGGGAAAAGGATTCAACAAAGGAATCTTTAAACGAAGAACCAATCGATAGTGTACAACATGTGgacaagaaagaagaagaaggaaacgATCAAACCAACACATTGCCAGTGATGTCTGACATCCCTACAAAAGAGCTGGACAATGCTGCCGATGAGAAAGATGGACTTGAAGAAAAGATAACGGAGGAGTCAGCGGATTCAAAGGTGGAACTGCAAGATGAACAGAACACAAAACAAGCCATTGAAGAAGACAAATGCATGGCAGGTGATGAAAAGCCACAGCCAGTCATCAAGGTGATGCCTAAAGAAGAAGATGCGTCATCAGAAAAAGAAGGTACAAATACCCTGGAGAACAAAGAAAACGTTACAGATGAAGCCAAGAAAGATGTTGCAGATACACCAAAGGAGGATGCGGAAAAGGAGGATACAGGTGCAACAAAACTGACTGTAAGGAGTCAAAATGATAATGCAGAGCAGGAGAGAAAAGAAGCTTCTGGAATCGAAGAAAATCAGAAGAAAGAGGCAGTAGCACAGTCAGATGCCGTATCCATCCGTACAAAAGAGACACCTAAAGAAGAGATCGACAAATCCGTTGCAAAGACCCAAGAACCTATCATCGAAAACGAACAGGAGAATAACATGCGACTACAGGAGGAACACAATCCTAAGATTTCGGTGGATGGTGCGAAGACAAATCCGAAGAAAATGCCTGTTGTTGAATTAACAATCAACCTGAAAGCCAGTGAGATAGGTCCAGATCTGCTAAATGAGTTGGAGAAAGCTAAAACACCCACCAGTGTCACCCCTGTCGTTCAGGTGTCTGAAAGCCCAAAAGTCAGCAAAAAGACTTCTAGAGATAAGACGAAGCAGTCCAAAGGAACAACAAAAAGCTCAAAGGAACCTGACAAGTCTAAAAAGAACAAGAACTTCATGGAAGAAATCAACGCCTTGCTGGAGCAGACCGAGTCGACCATGGTCAGGAGGAGCACCGAAATCACAAGTGTGTCTGAGGATCTGCAAAACACCGCTAAGACTCTATTTAACTTAGAAGTAGAGGAACCAGTTTTCACCAGCCCGAATACAACTAGCAGCTCGCATGATCTGAGCGGAAGTGCTTCCTCATTGGACTCGACAGAAGAGGACAAAGGTCATATTTCTCTTACGAGTCCGGAACGTCCTTCCGTTGAGAGTCCGGAACGTCAGCCGTCGGTCACAACTCCGGAGCGTCAAAGTGATTCCGGTAACGGGTCTCTCAATGAAAGCCCGTTTTCCGTTAGAGCAGAAACCCTTGAGAAGTCACCACCTCCTCTTGACTCACAGAAGGAAATACACAAGATGACCAAGCAGGAAGGTGAAGACGAAAAGAAACAAGAGAGTGTCAAAGATCAAACGGAGAAGCCGACGCCAATCGCAACCAAAGAAGTCTTGGAAACAGGCAAGGAAACTTTATCCAAAGAGAACCAAAGTGAAAATACAACATCGAGTATTTCGGGTGAGTCTACTGGAAAATTTGAAACTTCACATCAGAAACAAGACGCGGAAAAGGACAAAGTCATTCCGTCCGACGTCATCAACCCTAAAGATAACCTGGAGCAAAAAGAACCGGACACAATGAGTGAGCCTATCAAGTCTTCTCAAGACGAGGAAAGTCCAAGTAAGGAAAGTGTCCCAGAAGAAGTGATCATCACATATAAGAAGATCGATGTTCAAGATAATCTGAAGCAAAGTGAACCGGATATGAAGAGCGATGAAACAGTGCTGCCATCTATTGAAAGAGAACGTCCAAGTCAGGAAATGAATACAGAGCAGATGCAAGAAATAAACATTGAGTCCAAGAAGCCCTGCTATGAAGACGAACCAAAGCAAAAAGAATCTGATACGATGAGCAATGAAGCCACGCCTCATGAAGTCTTAGAAGCAACGCAAGAAATAAGGAAAGGGACAGACACACCAACCCATGATGCAACAAAACCACCAAAGACCGACGTTGCTGAGCCAAATGCAAAAATCCCGTCGGAGAGTAACGAACAAAAGAAAGCACATACAAGTCGAGTTGAAATGAACGTTCCCGtgcaagaaaagaaagcaaaacttGTCTCCGAGGACATCAAGAAAGACGAAGGGGATGTGGTGAAACAAGAGCCTGATATAATCAGCAACATGCCAAAAGTAGCACGCTCTGTGGAAATGTTTGAATCGCTCCTGAGGTCCAACAATAAGAAGAGCACAGCTAAGACAAATAGCGTTAAGATAAAGCCCGTTCCCACAGACGTGCAAGAAAGAAACGGCGTAAATAAAATTGCAGATGACGCTCATCCAAAAGCAAAGGCGGAAGACAAGAAAAGCCGAACAGTCGAACCTGACGTCCACAAACAAAGCAAGCAAGAAACCACCAACAGCCAACCTCCAGACCAAGTCGACGACGAAGGTGAGGTTGCAGAGGGCATCTACACCGCCAGCCTGGTTTATGTCGGCGGCAACAGCTTTGAAGAGAGTGGAGAGTTCTCTCCCAGAAGTTTCCCTAACAACGAATCATTGGAAGATGACAGCAGCCCTATCTTCTCCCCAACGCATAAAAGCACCCCCAGGGAGGGCATCTTCAAGGCGCAGTTGGTCCAAGTGAGCAGCCTGAGCTTCGAGGAGGAAGAAGAATCCTTCGGTTCTGAAGATTCTAGCAACGCCAGCATCAGATCTTCACCGTCCTACGAGCTAGTCCGCGACGAGAAAGGGTGGAAAGGCAAGCCAGCCCCCCGACATAGCACCCCGACCGGCCAGGAGGACAGCTCCCCCGGCCAGGAGGACAACAGCCTCCGGAGGGGGAGGAGCATGCGGCGGCGGAGCCAGAGGAGGAGCTTCGAGGGCAGCCTGTGGGACGACGAGGACTTCAAGCACAAG CCGGCGCTCTTAAGACAAGACAGCCCACTACACAAACCAGAGCCGGTCAGATCACCTGAGCTAGACACCAGCGCATCTTCACAGAAAACGTCGCCTagtccaaagtcaaagaaaagtttcaaagacttcttCCGTCTGGGTAAGAAGAGAAGCTCTTCCGCCCACAAAGCCACACCCAAACGCACCCCTGGTTCGGAAGAGGAAAAGGTCGATGCCTTACCGACTAGCATTCTCGTAGAGAGAGGGTCTCAGAGCGACACTGAAGACGAACCAAGGGGAGGACTGAGTTTATTCTACAAGACGTCGAAGACCAAAC TGTAG